One genomic window of Candidatus Nitrospira inopinata includes the following:
- a CDS encoding histidine triad nucleotide-binding protein, which translates to MSDCLFCKIVAKQIPAKVVHEDDQTLAFDDIHPQAPVHTLVIPKRHIAAVQDCEEQDQALLGRLLLTCAKVAQLKGVAESGYRIVTNTGKNGGQTVFHLHLHVTGGRRMSWPPG; encoded by the coding sequence ATGAGCGACTGTCTTTTTTGCAAGATTGTGGCAAAACAGATTCCGGCCAAGGTCGTTCATGAAGACGACCAGACCTTGGCGTTCGACGACATTCATCCTCAGGCCCCCGTCCATACGCTGGTCATTCCGAAGAGGCACATCGCGGCCGTTCAGGACTGTGAGGAGCAGGATCAAGCTCTGCTGGGGCGGCTTCTATTGACCTGCGCGAAAGTAGCGCAACTGAAGGGCGTAGCCGAATCGGGCTATCGCATTGTCACGAACACGGGGAAAAACGGGGGGCAAACGGTGTTTCACCTGCATCTTCATGTCACCGGCGGGCGCCGGATGAGTTGGCCGCCGGGCTAA
- the hisIE gene encoding bifunctional phosphoribosyl-AMP cyclohydrolase/phosphoribosyl-ATP diphosphatase HisIE, with amino-acid sequence MSDEPANELRLDEKGLLPAVVQDWLDGSVLMVGYMNQEAIAKTLETKGVHFWSRSRKRLWEKGETSGHKLRVKDLFIDCDRDTILVKVQAEGPVCHTGERACFFSRLDDRGRVAESPTQDAAGGILEAILRTIRDRRAHPRAGSYTTKLFEGGQDRILKKVVEEAGEVLLASKGGKKEEIVYETADLVFHTLMVLGYHDVALQDIYAELGRRFGRSGVRDE; translated from the coding sequence ATGAGTGATGAACCGGCAAATGAGTTGAGGCTCGATGAGAAAGGCCTTCTTCCGGCCGTCGTGCAGGACTGGCTTGACGGGTCCGTGTTGATGGTGGGCTATATGAATCAGGAGGCCATCGCCAAGACGCTTGAGACCAAGGGCGTCCATTTCTGGAGCCGGTCCCGCAAGAGGCTGTGGGAGAAGGGCGAAACGTCCGGTCACAAGCTTCGCGTGAAGGATTTGTTCATTGATTGCGATCGCGACACGATTTTGGTCAAGGTACAGGCGGAAGGTCCGGTCTGTCACACCGGGGAACGGGCGTGTTTTTTTTCCAGGCTTGACGATCGGGGACGGGTCGCCGAGTCTCCGACGCAAGACGCGGCGGGCGGGATTCTTGAAGCGATTCTGCGGACGATCCGTGATCGCCGGGCCCATCCACGGGCCGGATCGTATACGACGAAGCTGTTTGAAGGGGGACAGGATCGAATTCTGAAAAAAGTGGTGGAGGAAGCGGGAGAGGTGCTCTTGGCCTCCAAGGGGGGGAAGAAGGAGGAGATTGTCTACGAAACGGCGGACTTGGTGTTTCACACCTTGATGGTGCTGGGATACCACGACGTGGCGCTTCAGGATATTTATGCCGAATTAGGCAGGCGGTTCGGCCGATCCGGCGTGAGGGATGAATAG
- the hisF gene encoding imidazole glycerol phosphate synthase subunit HisF: MLTKRIIPCLDVKDGRVVKGVSFVGLRDAGDPVEAAALYDREGADELCFLDITASHENRNTIIDVVERTAGCVFMPVTVGGGVRGLDDIRRLLNAGADKVSINTAAVERPEFVREAARRFGTQCIVVAIDAKRGSMAGGWQVFTHGGRKPTGLDVLEWAKRMEDYGAGELLVTSMDEDGRQNGYDLELTAAVSERVSIPVIASGGVGTLEHLYDGFVKGKADAVLAASIFHFRKFTISQAKAFLKERGIPVRSDFLARAA; the protein is encoded by the coding sequence ATGTTGACGAAACGCATCATTCCCTGCCTGGACGTCAAAGACGGTCGCGTGGTCAAGGGGGTCAGCTTCGTGGGGCTCCGGGATGCGGGCGATCCGGTCGAGGCGGCGGCGCTCTACGACCGCGAAGGTGCGGACGAGCTCTGCTTTCTGGATATTACGGCGTCGCATGAGAATCGGAACACCATCATCGACGTGGTCGAACGGACGGCAGGCTGCGTCTTTATGCCTGTGACGGTCGGCGGCGGCGTGCGCGGGCTCGACGATATTCGGAGATTGTTGAACGCCGGGGCGGACAAGGTAAGCATCAACACGGCCGCGGTGGAGCGGCCCGAGTTTGTCAGGGAGGCGGCCCGTCGGTTCGGCACGCAGTGCATCGTCGTGGCCATTGACGCCAAGCGAGGATCCATGGCGGGCGGTTGGCAGGTCTTTACCCACGGAGGGCGCAAGCCGACGGGACTGGACGTCCTGGAATGGGCGAAGCGGATGGAAGACTATGGAGCGGGCGAGCTTTTAGTCACCAGCATGGACGAGGATGGTCGGCAGAACGGGTATGATCTTGAGCTGACGGCCGCCGTGTCGGAGCGAGTATCGATCCCCGTGATCGCGTCAGGCGGAGTCGGGACGTTGGAGCATCTGTACGACGGATTCGTCAAGGGCAAGGCGGATGCGGTTTTGGCCGCGTCCATCTTTCACTTCAGAAAGTTTACGATCTCGCAGGCGAAGGCGTTTTTGAAAGAGCGCGGCATCCCCGTGCGGTCGGATTTCTTGGCGCGGGCGGCATGA
- the hisA gene encoding 1-(5-phosphoribosyl)-5-[(5-phosphoribosylamino)methylideneamino]imidazole-4-carboxamide isomerase: MLVIPAIDLKDGRCVRLRQGDMAAETVYSDDVRAVAGRWQEQGAGLIHVVDLNGAVDGKPRNLPQIEAVMKAVGVNVQVGGGVRSIETVRQYLRAGVSRVVLGTAALTDRAFLERACREFPRRVVLGLDARNGNVAVKGWTEVSDVRAVDLLKELSGFALGAVIYTDIARDGMLSGPNIPALEEIVASSPFPVIASGGISKIDDLLAVRSLGSRVEGAIVGKALYDGMLDYRAAVAALSKK; this comes from the coding sequence GTGCTCGTCATCCCGGCGATTGATTTGAAAGACGGCCGTTGCGTGCGGTTGCGCCAAGGTGATATGGCGGCGGAAACCGTCTATTCGGATGATGTCCGGGCCGTGGCCGGAAGGTGGCAGGAGCAGGGAGCGGGCCTGATTCACGTCGTGGATCTGAACGGGGCGGTGGACGGGAAGCCGCGCAACCTGCCCCAGATCGAAGCCGTTATGAAAGCGGTCGGCGTCAATGTCCAGGTGGGAGGAGGCGTTCGGTCGATTGAGACGGTTCGGCAGTATCTGCGCGCCGGAGTGTCGCGCGTCGTGCTTGGCACGGCCGCCCTGACGGATCGGGCGTTTCTCGAGCGGGCGTGCCGGGAATTTCCGCGGCGTGTTGTGTTGGGGCTCGACGCGCGAAACGGCAACGTGGCGGTGAAGGGCTGGACGGAGGTGTCGGATGTGAGGGCGGTCGATCTGCTGAAAGAGCTGTCCGGTTTCGCGCTCGGGGCCGTGATCTACACGGATATTGCGCGCGACGGGATGTTAAGCGGGCCGAACATTCCGGCCTTGGAAGAGATCGTCGCCTCTTCGCCGTTTCCGGTGATCGCGTCGGGCGGGATCAGCAAAATCGACGATCTGTTGGCGGTTCGGTCGCTCGGATCTCGTGTGGAAGGGGCGATCGTGGGCAAGGCTCTGTACGATGGAATGTTGGATTATCGGGCCGCCGTGGCGGCCCTCAGTAAGAAGTGA